A window of Schistocerca americana isolate TAMUIC-IGC-003095 unplaced genomic scaffold, iqSchAmer2.1 HiC_scaffold_470, whole genome shotgun sequence genomic DNA:
tccccgacgtgctttgatggccctgagaagggccgttttgggccgcgcgtctcttgcgcgccactagacgacgacggggggtggggacgacggagtcaagcgccaaacccttcctttcccatctctttctcctctactctacttcttcttcttgggcgaagccttcgccttagacggcgtcgtcgccttcttcgggcgcggcgccttcggcttcttcgtcggaaccttggcggccttcttcgccttcgacggcgacttggccttggccggcttggccgcagccgccttcttcgcacccgcgggagcggccgacgccgcagacgccttcttggcggcgcccgccttccgaccggtcgccgccttcacgccaccagccttctttgcgccggccgcacgggcgcccttcttctccttgctggccggagcggcgcgcttcttcttggcaccgccagcacgagccttgccgccctcggccgcccccccgccgccggcgccggcaagcttgaacgagccggacgcgcccttccccttcgtctgcaccagctcgcccgccacgacggccgacttgaggtacttcttgataaacggcgccagcttctccgcgtccagcttgtagtgcgcggctatgtacttcttgatcgcctgcagcgacgacccgccgcgctccttcagactcttgatggcggccgtcaccatctcagaggtgcgcgggtgcgcaggcttggcgcgcggcttcttcgcagacgac
This region includes:
- the LOC124584361 gene encoding histone H1-like, with protein sequence KSASSAKKPRAKPAHPRTSEMVTAAIKSLKERGGSSLQAIKKYIAAHYKLDAEKLAPFIKKYLKSAVVAGELVQTKGKGASGSFKLAGAGGGGAAEGGKARAGGAKKKRAAPASKEKKGARAAGAKKAGGVKAATGRKAGAAKKASAASAAPAGAKKAAAAKPAKAKSPSKAKKAAKVPTKKPKAPRPKKATTPSKAKASP